The Pseudomonas sp. FP2309 genome has a window encoding:
- the nuoK gene encoding NADH-quinone oxidoreductase subunit NuoK, with protein sequence MPAIPLEHGLAVAGILFCLGLVGLMVRRNILFVLMSLEIMMNAAALAFIVAGARWGQPDGQVMFILVISLAAAEASIGLAILLQLYRRFHTLDIDAASEMRG encoded by the coding sequence ATGCCTGCTATCCCTTTGGAGCATGGTCTGGCGGTTGCCGGCATCCTGTTCTGCCTTGGCCTGGTCGGCCTAATGGTTCGCCGTAACATTCTGTTCGTGTTGATGAGCCTGGAAATCATGATGAACGCTGCGGCCTTGGCCTTCATCGTGGCCGGTGCGCGTTGGGGCCAGCCGGATGGACAAGTCATGTTCATCCTGGTGATCAGCCTGGCAGCCGCCGAGGCCAGTATTGGCCTGGCGATCCTGCTGCAACTGTATCGTCGCTTCCACACGCTTGATATCGACGCTGCCAGTGAGATGCGCGGATGA
- the nuoH gene encoding NADH-quinone oxidoreductase subunit NuoH codes for MTWFTPEVIDVIISVVKAIVILLAVVVAGALLSFVERRLLGWWQDRYGPNRVGPFGMFQIAADMLKMFFKEDWTPPFADKVIFTLAPVVAMSALLIAFAIIPITPTWGVADLNIGLLFFFAMAGLSVYAVLFAGWSSNNKFALLGSLRASAQTVSYEVFMGLALMGIVVQVGSFNMRDIVEYQAQNLWFIIPQFFGFCTFFIAGVAVTHRHPFDQPEAEQELADGYHIEYAGMKWGMFFVGEYIGIILISALLVTLFFGGWHGPFGILPQLAFFWFFLKTAFFIMLFILLRASIPRPRYDQVMDFSWRFCLPLTLINLLVTAAVVLLNTPAGAVQ; via the coding sequence ATGACTTGGTTCACGCCGGAAGTAATTGACGTGATCATTTCGGTGGTCAAGGCCATCGTGATCCTGCTGGCCGTGGTCGTGGCGGGCGCCCTGCTCAGCTTCGTCGAACGTCGTCTGCTGGGCTGGTGGCAGGATCGTTACGGTCCGAACCGCGTTGGCCCATTCGGTATGTTCCAGATCGCCGCCGACATGCTGAAAATGTTCTTCAAGGAAGACTGGACCCCGCCGTTTGCCGACAAGGTGATCTTCACCCTGGCACCGGTTGTGGCCATGAGCGCCTTGCTGATCGCCTTCGCGATCATCCCGATCACCCCGACCTGGGGCGTGGCGGACCTGAACATCGGCTTGCTGTTCTTCTTCGCCATGGCCGGTCTGTCGGTCTACGCGGTACTGTTCGCCGGCTGGTCGAGCAACAACAAGTTCGCCCTGCTGGGCAGCTTGCGTGCCTCGGCCCAGACCGTGTCCTACGAAGTGTTCATGGGCCTGGCGCTGATGGGCATCGTGGTGCAGGTCGGCTCGTTCAACATGCGCGATATCGTCGAGTACCAGGCGCAGAACCTGTGGTTCATCATTCCGCAGTTCTTCGGTTTCTGTACCTTCTTCATCGCGGGCGTGGCCGTGACTCACCGTCACCCCTTCGACCAGCCGGAAGCGGAACAGGAACTGGCCGACGGTTACCACATTGAATACGCCGGCATGAAATGGGGCATGTTCTTCGTCGGTGAGTACATCGGCATCATCTTGATCTCGGCCCTGCTGGTCACGCTGTTCTTCGGCGGCTGGCACGGTCCGTTCGGCATCCTGCCGCAGTTGGCGTTCTTCTGGTTCTTCCTGAAGACCGCGTTCTTCATCATGTTGTTTATCCTGCTGCGCGCTTCCATTCCGCGTCCACGATACGACCAGGTGATGGATTTCAGCTGGCGCTTCTGCCTGCCGCTGACCCTGATCAATCTGCTGGTGACTGCTGCCGTTGTGTTGTTGAACACGCCAGCGGGCGCGGTTCAGTGA
- the nuoL gene encoding NADH-quinone oxidoreductase subunit L — protein sequence MNMIFLTFVFPLIGFLLLSFSRGRLSENVSALIGVGSIGLSAIVAAYVIWQFNVAPPEGGHYTLVLWQWMSVEGFKPNFALYVDGLSITMLGVVVGVGFLIHLFASWYMRGEAGYSRFFSYTNLFIASMLFLVLGDNLLFLYFGWEGVGLCSYLLIGFYYSNRNNGNAALKAFIVTRIGDVFMAIGLFILFQQVGTLNIQELLVLAPQKFQVGDFWITLATLMLLGGAVGKSAQLPLQTWLADAMAGPTPVSALIHAATMVTAGVYLIARTHGLFTLAPDVLHLVGVVGGVTLVLAGFAALVQTDIKRILAYSTMSQIGYMFLALGVGAWDAAIFHLMTHAFFKALLFLASGAVIVACHHEQNIFKMGGLWKKLPLAYASFIVGGAALAALPLVTAGFYSKDEILWEAFASGNQNLLYAGLVGAFMTSLYTFRLIFITFHGEAKTEAHAGHGVSHWLPLSVLIVLSTFIGAMITPPLAGVLPESAGHAGGAAKHSLEIASGAIAIAGILLAALLFLGKRRFVTAVANSGIGRFLSAWWFAAWGFDWLYDKLFVKPYLAISHVLRKDPLDQTIGLIPRAAKGGHTALSRSETGQLRWYAASMAAGAVLVIGAIVVVAV from the coding sequence ATGAACATGATCTTTCTGACTTTCGTATTTCCCCTGATCGGTTTCCTGCTGCTGTCGTTCTCTCGCGGGCGCCTGTCGGAAAATGTCTCTGCCTTGATCGGTGTCGGCTCCATTGGCCTGTCGGCCATCGTTGCCGCCTACGTCATCTGGCAATTCAACGTGGCGCCGCCGGAAGGCGGCCACTACACCCTGGTGCTGTGGCAGTGGATGTCGGTGGAGGGCTTCAAGCCCAACTTCGCCCTCTACGTCGACGGCCTGTCGATCACCATGCTCGGCGTGGTGGTGGGTGTGGGCTTCCTGATCCACTTGTTCGCGTCCTGGTACATGCGCGGTGAAGCGGGCTACTCGCGTTTCTTCTCGTACACCAACCTGTTTATCGCCAGCATGCTGTTCCTGGTGCTGGGCGATAACCTGTTGTTCCTGTACTTCGGCTGGGAAGGCGTGGGCCTGTGCTCGTACCTGTTGATCGGTTTCTACTACAGCAACCGCAACAACGGTAACGCGGCGCTCAAGGCGTTTATCGTCACCCGTATCGGCGACGTGTTCATGGCCATCGGCTTGTTCATCCTGTTCCAACAGGTGGGCACACTGAACATCCAGGAACTGCTGGTGCTGGCACCGCAGAAATTCCAGGTCGGCGACTTCTGGATCACCCTGGCGACCCTAATGCTGCTGGGCGGCGCCGTGGGTAAATCCGCGCAACTGCCGCTGCAAACCTGGCTGGCGGATGCGATGGCCGGTCCTACCCCGGTATCGGCACTTATCCACGCCGCCACCATGGTGACCGCCGGCGTCTACCTGATTGCCCGTACCCACGGCCTGTTCACCCTGGCGCCGGACGTCCTGCACCTGGTAGGCGTCGTGGGCGGTGTGACCCTGGTACTGGCCGGCTTCGCCGCGCTGGTGCAGACCGACATCAAGCGCATCCTCGCCTACTCGACCATGAGCCAGATCGGCTACATGTTCCTGGCGCTGGGCGTTGGCGCCTGGGACGCAGCGATTTTCCACCTGATGACCCACGCCTTCTTCAAGGCCCTGCTGTTCCTTGCCTCCGGTGCGGTGATCGTCGCCTGCCACCACGAGCAGAACATCTTCAAGATGGGTGGTCTGTGGAAAAAACTGCCGTTGGCCTACGCCAGCTTCATCGTCGGTGGTGCGGCCCTGGCTGCCCTGCCGCTGGTGACCGCCGGTTTCTACTCGAAAGACGAAATCCTCTGGGAAGCCTTCGCCAGCGGTAACCAGAACCTGCTGTATGCAGGCCTGGTGGGTGCGTTCATGACCTCGCTGTACACCTTCCGCCTGATCTTCATCACCTTCCACGGTGAAGCCAAGACCGAAGCGCACGCAGGCCACGGCGTCTCCCACTGGTTGCCCCTGTCGGTGCTGATCGTGCTGTCGACCTTCATCGGCGCGATGATCACCCCGCCACTGGCCGGTGTACTGCCGGAAAGCGCTGGTCACGCGGGTGGCGCCGCCAAGCACAGCCTGGAAATCGCCTCGGGCGCCATTGCCATTGCCGGTATCTTGCTGGCAGCCCTGTTGTTCCTCGGCAAGCGTCGCTTTGTGACCGCCGTGGCCAACAGTGGCATTGGCCGCTTCCTGTCGGCCTGGTGGTTCGCCGCCTGGGGCTTCGACTGGCTCTACGACAAACTGTTCGTCAAGCCTTACCTCGCCATCAGCCACGTACTGCGCAAAGACCCGCTCGACCAGACCATCGGTCTGATCCCGCGCGCCGCCAAAGGCGGTCACACCGCCCTGAGCCGCAGCGAGACGGGCCAATTGCGTTGGTATGCAGCTTCCATGGCGGCCGGTGCCGTGCTGGTGATCGGCGCCATCGTAGTGGTAGCGGTCTGA
- the nuoN gene encoding NADH-quinone oxidoreductase subunit NuoN has protein sequence MEFTIQHFIALAPLLITSLTIVVVMLAIAWRRNHSQTFLLSCAGLNLALLSIIPALKVAPLAVTPLMMVDDFALLYIALILVATLACVTLAHAYLGEGGTGYPGNREELYLLILLAAAGGIVLVSAQHLAGLFIGLELLSIPTYGLVAYAFFNKRSLEAGIKYMVLSAAGSAFLLFGMALLYAEAGSLSFTGIGHALATTNSPAPIAQLGLAMMLIGLAFKLSLVPFHLWTPDVYEGAPAPVAAFLATASKVAVFAVMVRLFQISPAANTGVLSNVLTVIAIASILFGNLLALTQNNLKRLLGYSSIAHFGYLLIALVASKGLAVEAIGVYLVTYVITSLGAFGVITLMSSPYKGRDADALYEYRGLFWRRPYLTAVLTVMMLSLAGIPLTAGFIGKFYIVATGVEAHEWWLVASLVLGSAIGVFYYLRVMVTLYLIEPNLRRVDAELHWEQKAGGVMLLAIALLAFFLGVYPQPLLTLVQHAVLGV, from the coding sequence ATGGAATTCACGATCCAACACTTTATCGCGCTTGCGCCGCTGCTGATCACCAGCCTCACCATCGTGGTGGTGATGCTGGCGATCGCCTGGCGCCGCAATCACTCGCAAACGTTCCTGCTGTCCTGCGCCGGTTTGAACCTGGCCCTGCTGTCGATCATCCCGGCCCTCAAGGTCGCGCCATTGGCGGTCACGCCGCTGATGATGGTCGATGACTTCGCACTGCTGTACATCGCGCTGATCCTGGTCGCGACCCTGGCCTGTGTCACCCTCGCCCACGCCTACCTCGGCGAAGGCGGCACGGGTTACCCAGGCAACCGCGAAGAGCTGTACCTGCTGATCCTGCTGGCTGCGGCCGGCGGTATCGTGCTGGTCAGCGCGCAGCACCTGGCGGGCCTGTTCATCGGTTTGGAACTGCTGTCGATCCCGACCTACGGTCTGGTGGCCTATGCCTTCTTCAACAAGCGCTCCCTGGAAGCCGGCATCAAGTACATGGTGCTGTCGGCCGCCGGTTCCGCTTTCCTGTTGTTCGGTATGGCGCTGCTCTACGCCGAAGCCGGCAGCCTGAGCTTCACCGGTATCGGTCATGCCCTGGCGACCACCAACAGCCCTGCGCCAATTGCCCAACTGGGCCTGGCCATGATGCTGATCGGCCTGGCGTTCAAGCTGTCGCTGGTGCCGTTCCACCTGTGGACTCCGGACGTGTACGAAGGCGCCCCGGCGCCAGTGGCCGCGTTCCTGGCCACGGCGTCCAAGGTGGCGGTGTTTGCGGTGATGGTGCGACTGTTCCAGATCTCGCCGGCGGCCAACACCGGCGTGCTGAGCAACGTGCTGACCGTGATCGCCATTGCCTCGATCCTGTTCGGTAACCTGCTGGCCCTGACCCAGAACAACCTCAAGCGTCTGCTGGGTTACTCGTCCATCGCCCACTTCGGCTACCTGCTGATCGCCCTGGTGGCGAGCAAAGGCCTGGCCGTGGAAGCCATCGGCGTGTACCTGGTCACCTACGTGATCACCAGCCTCGGCGCGTTTGGTGTGATCACCTTGATGTCCTCGCCTTACAAAGGCCGCGACGCCGACGCCCTGTATGAATACCGCGGCCTGTTCTGGCGGCGTCCGTACCTGACGGCCGTACTTACCGTGATGATGCTGTCCCTGGCCGGTATCCCGCTGACCGCCGGCTTTATCGGCAAGTTCTACATCGTGGCGACCGGTGTCGAAGCACACGAATGGTGGCTGGTGGCTTCGTTGGTACTGGGCAGCGCCATCGGCGTGTTCTACTACCTGCGCGTGATGGTCACCCTGTACCTGATCGAGCCAAACCTGCGCCGTGTGGATGCCGAGCTGCACTGGGAACAAAAGGCGGGCGGCGTAATGCTGCTGGCCATCGCCCTGCTCGCGTTCTTCCTGGGTGTGTACCCACAACCGTTGCTCACCCTGGTGCAGCACGCGGTACTGGGCGTTTGA
- a CDS encoding arylamine N-acetyltransferase, with the protein MSGLSHSRLYLQRLGYDSPPPPTLQTLCELQLRHVCAFAFESLSTLLRLPVQIDLPSVEQKVLFDGRGGYCYELNQMFLALLQYLGFDARGITGRVVMGGPPDARTARTHRLSLVTLDGVRYITDVGFGGMVPSSPLRLDTEAVQATAHEPYRLTFNQGEGSYTLWAEVAGEWRGLYVFDLQVQADIDYEIGNWYVCTHPGSPFVGQLKVARLAAGKRHTLNNAQYAIHYLDRPSDKRTIEYADDMLGLLEGVFGIRLPTQPQLRSVLEGLIAG; encoded by the coding sequence ATGTCCGGCCTGAGCCACAGCCGCCTGTATCTGCAACGCCTGGGATACGATTCGCCGCCACCCCCCACCCTGCAAACCTTGTGCGAATTGCAATTGCGCCATGTGTGCGCCTTCGCCTTTGAAAGCCTGTCGACCTTGCTGCGCTTGCCGGTGCAGATCGACTTGCCCAGCGTTGAGCAGAAAGTCTTGTTCGATGGACGCGGTGGCTACTGCTATGAGCTGAATCAGATGTTCCTCGCGCTGTTGCAGTATCTGGGCTTCGATGCCCGCGGTATCACCGGGCGCGTGGTGATGGGTGGCCCGCCGGATGCACGCACCGCACGCACCCATCGCCTGAGCCTGGTGACGCTGGACGGTGTGCGCTACATCACCGACGTGGGCTTTGGCGGCATGGTGCCCAGCAGCCCGTTGCGGCTCGATACCGAGGCGGTACAGGCGACGGCCCATGAACCGTATCGCCTGACGTTCAATCAGGGTGAGGGCAGTTACACCTTATGGGCCGAGGTCGCAGGCGAATGGCGCGGCCTGTATGTATTCGACCTGCAGGTGCAGGCGGATATCGACTACGAAATCGGCAACTGGTACGTCTGCACGCATCCGGGCTCGCCGTTCGTGGGGCAGTTGAAAGTCGCACGGTTGGCGGCGGGTAAACGTCATACCCTGAACAACGCCCAGTACGCGATTCATTATCTGGACCGACCCAGCGACAAGCGCACGATTGAGTATGCCGATGACATGCTGGGCTTGCTGGAGGGGGTGTTCGGGATTCGTTTGCCGACGCAGCCGCAGCTACGTTCAGTGCTTGAAGGCCTGATTGCGGGCTGA
- the nuoM gene encoding NADH-quinone oxidoreductase subunit M yields MILPWLILIPFIGGLLCWMGERFGATLPRWIALLTMSLELALGLWLWAHGDYSFAPAPGVDPTFALEFKHVWIQRFGINVHLALDGLSLLMILLTGLLGILSVLCSWKEIQRHVGFFHLNLMWILGGVVGVFLALDLFMFFFFWEMMLVPMYFLIALWGHSSSDGKKTRIYAATKFFIFTQASGLIMLVAILGLVLVNFNTTGVITFNYADLLKTKMSLTTEYILMLGFFIAFAVKLPVVPFHSWLPDAHAQAPTAGSVDLAGILLKTAAYGLLRFALPLFPNASAEFAPIAMTLGLIGIFYGAFLAFAQTDIKRLIAFSSVSHMGFVLIGIYSGSQLALQGAVIQMLAHGVSAAALFILSGQLYERLHTRDMREMGGVWSRIAYLPAISLFFAAASLGLPGTGNFIGEFLILMGAFVQTPWISAIATSGLVFGSVYSLIMIHRAYFGPAKSDAVLKGMDARELIMVLGLAVLLIYIGVYPQPFLDTSAATMHGVQQWFGTAFSQLASAR; encoded by the coding sequence ATGATTCTGCCCTGGCTAATCCTGATCCCCTTTATCGGCGGCCTGCTCTGCTGGATGGGTGAACGCTTCGGCGCCACCCTCCCCCGCTGGATTGCGTTGCTGACCATGTCCCTGGAACTCGCGCTCGGCCTCTGGCTGTGGGCCCATGGTGACTACTCATTCGCTCCGGCACCGGGCGTTGATCCGACCTTCGCGCTTGAATTCAAGCACGTGTGGATCCAGCGCTTCGGCATCAACGTGCACCTGGCCCTCGACGGCCTGTCGCTGTTGATGATCCTGCTGACCGGCCTGCTGGGTATCCTCTCGGTACTCTGCTCCTGGAAAGAGATCCAGCGTCACGTGGGTTTCTTCCACCTGAACCTGATGTGGATCCTGGGCGGTGTTGTCGGCGTGTTCCTCGCCCTCGACCTGTTCATGTTCTTCTTCTTCTGGGAAATGATGCTGGTGCCGATGTACTTCCTCATCGCGCTCTGGGGTCACAGTTCTTCGGACGGCAAGAAAACCCGGATCTACGCGGCGACCAAGTTCTTCATCTTCACCCAGGCTTCCGGCCTGATCATGTTGGTGGCGATCCTCGGTCTGGTACTGGTCAACTTCAACACCACCGGCGTGATTACGTTCAACTACGCCGACCTGTTGAAAACCAAGATGTCCCTGACCACCGAGTACATCCTGATGCTGGGCTTCTTCATCGCCTTCGCGGTGAAGCTGCCGGTGGTGCCGTTCCACTCCTGGCTGCCTGACGCGCACGCCCAGGCACCGACCGCAGGTTCCGTCGACCTGGCCGGTATCCTGTTGAAGACTGCGGCCTACGGCCTGCTGCGTTTCGCACTGCCGCTGTTCCCGAACGCCTCGGCCGAGTTCGCGCCGATCGCCATGACCCTGGGTCTGATCGGGATCTTCTACGGTGCGTTCCTGGCCTTCGCCCAAACCGACATCAAGCGTCTGATCGCCTTCTCGTCCGTTTCCCACATGGGTTTCGTACTGATCGGTATCTACTCCGGCAGCCAGCTGGCGTTGCAAGGCGCGGTGATCCAGATGCTGGCCCACGGTGTGTCGGCGGCTGCGCTGTTTATCCTCAGCGGCCAGTTGTACGAGCGCCTGCACACCCGTGACATGCGTGAAATGGGTGGCGTGTGGTCGCGCATCGCTTACCTGCCGGCGATCAGCCTGTTCTTCGCCGCTGCGTCCCTGGGCTTGCCGGGTACCGGTAACTTCATCGGCGAATTCCTGATCCTGATGGGTGCCTTCGTGCAAACGCCGTGGATCAGCGCCATCGCCACCTCCGGCCTGGTGTTCGGTTCGGTTTACTCGCTGATCATGATCCACCGCGCCTACTTCGGCCCGGCCAAGTCCGACGCTGTCCTCAAGGGGATGGATGCTCGCGAACTGATCATGGTGCTCGGCCTGGCGGTATTGCTGATCTACATCGGCGTATACCCGCAGCCGTTCCTGGACACTTCTGCCGCAACGATGCATGGCGTGCAGCAGTGGTTCGGCACCGCCTTCTCTCAACTCGCTTCGGCCCGGTAA
- the nuoG gene encoding NADH-quinone oxidoreductase subunit NuoG encodes MATIHVDGKALEVDGADNLLQACLSLGLDIPYFCWHPALGSVGACRQCAVKQYTDENDTRGRIVMSCMTPATDNTWISIDDDESKAFRASVVEWLMTNHPHDCPVCEEGGHCHLQDMTVMTGHNERRYRFTKRTHQNQDLGPFISHEMNRCIACYRCVRFYKDYAGGTDLGVFGAHDNVYFGRVEDGVLESEFSGNLTEVCPTGVFTDKTHSERYNRKWDMQFAPSICHGCSSGCNISPGERYGELRRIENRFNGSVNQYFLCDRGRFGYGYVNREDRPRQPLLADGAKLSLDQALDKAADLLRGRNIVGIGSPRASLESNFALRELVGAEHFYSGIEAGELERIRLVLQVLNDSPLPVPNMRDIEDHDAIFVLGEDLTQTAARIALSLRQSVKGKAEEMADAMRVQPWLDAAVKNIGQHALNPLFIASLAETKLDDIAEECVHAAPDDLARLGFAVAHALDASAPAVDGLDTEAVELAQRIADALLAAKRPLIIAGTSLGSKALIEAAANIAKALKLRDKNGSISLVVPEANSLGLAMLGGESLDAALQAVTDGRADAIVVLENDLYTRTDAAKVDAALNAAKVLIVADHQKTATSDRAHLVLPAATFAEGDGTLVSQEGRAQRFFQVFDPKYMDASILVHEGWRWLHALRATLLNQPIDWTQLDHVTAATAASAPQLARIVDAAPSATFRIKGLKLAREPLRYSGRTAMRADISVHEPRTPQDNDTAFAFSMEGYSGSAEPRQQVPFAWSPGWNSPQAWNKFQDEVGGHIRAGDPGTRLIESSGDSLNWFAAVPRPFNPAQGTWQVVPFFHLFGSEETSSKAAPVQERIPTAYVSLAKSEADRLGVNDGALLSLNVAGQTLRLPLRINEALGAGLVALPKGLAGIPPAIFGKTVDGLQEAAQ; translated from the coding sequence ATGGCCACTATCCACGTAGACGGCAAAGCGCTCGAAGTCGATGGGGCGGACAACCTGTTACAGGCGTGTCTGTCACTAGGCCTCGACATCCCTTATTTCTGCTGGCACCCCGCGCTCGGTAGCGTCGGTGCCTGTCGCCAGTGTGCGGTCAAGCAATACACCGACGAGAACGACACCCGTGGTCGTATCGTCATGTCCTGCATGACCCCAGCCACCGACAACACCTGGATTTCCATCGACGATGATGAATCCAAGGCGTTCCGCGCCAGCGTTGTCGAATGGCTGATGACCAACCACCCCCACGACTGCCCGGTCTGTGAGGAAGGCGGTCACTGCCACCTGCAAGACATGACGGTGATGACCGGCCACAACGAGCGCCGCTATCGCTTCACCAAGCGCACCCACCAGAACCAGGACCTCGGCCCGTTCATTTCCCACGAAATGAACCGCTGCATCGCCTGCTACCGCTGCGTGCGCTTCTATAAAGACTACGCCGGCGGCACCGACCTGGGCGTCTTCGGCGCCCACGACAACGTGTACTTCGGTCGCGTTGAAGATGGCGTGCTGGAAAGCGAGTTCTCCGGCAACCTCACCGAGGTCTGCCCGACCGGTGTGTTCACCGACAAGACTCACTCCGAGCGCTACAACCGCAAATGGGACATGCAATTCGCGCCAAGCATCTGCCATGGCTGCTCCAGCGGTTGCAACATTTCCCCGGGCGAGCGTTACGGTGAACTGCGTCGTATTGAAAACCGTTTCAACGGTTCGGTTAACCAGTACTTCCTGTGCGACCGTGGCCGTTTCGGCTATGGCTACGTCAACCGCGAAGACCGTCCTCGTCAGCCATTGCTGGCCGACGGCGCCAAGCTGAGCCTGGACCAGGCGCTGGATAAAGCCGCCGACCTGCTGCGCGGCCGCAATATCGTCGGTATCGGTTCGCCCCGCGCCAGCCTCGAAAGCAACTTCGCCCTGCGCGAACTGGTCGGTGCCGAGCACTTCTACAGCGGTATCGAAGCCGGCGAGCTGGAACGCATCCGCCTGGTCCTCCAGGTGCTGAACGACAGCCCGCTGCCCGTGCCGAACATGCGTGACATCGAAGACCACGACGCAATTTTCGTGCTCGGTGAAGACCTGACCCAAACCGCTGCCCGCATCGCCCTGTCGTTGCGCCAGTCGGTCAAAGGCAAGGCCGAAGAAATGGCCGACGCCATGCGCGTACAGCCCTGGCTCGATGCCGCGGTGAAAAACATCGGCCAGCACGCGCTGAACCCGCTGTTTATCGCATCCCTGGCTGAAACCAAGCTCGACGACATCGCCGAAGAATGCGTGCACGCCGCTCCGGATGACCTGGCTCGCCTCGGTTTCGCCGTGGCCCACGCCCTCGACGCCAGCGCGCCTGCCGTCGACGGCCTTGACACTGAAGCCGTCGAACTGGCCCAGCGCATCGCCGACGCCCTGCTGGCGGCCAAGCGTCCGTTGATCATCGCCGGTACCTCGCTGGGTTCCAAGGCGCTGATCGAAGCCGCCGCCAACATTGCCAAGGCCCTGAAGCTGCGCGACAAGAACGGCTCCATCAGCCTGGTCGTACCGGAAGCCAACAGCCTAGGTCTGGCCATGCTCGGTGGCGAGTCCCTCGACGCCGCGCTGCAAGCGGTAACCGACGGCCGTGCCGACGCCATCGTGGTGCTGGAAAACGACCTGTACACCCGCACCGATGCGGCCAAGGTTGACGCCGCTCTCAACGCCGCCAAAGTGCTTATCGTCGCCGACCACCAGAAGACCGCCACCAGCGACCGTGCCCATCTGGTCCTGCCAGCTGCCACCTTCGCCGAAGGCGACGGCACGCTGGTCAGCCAGGAAGGCCGCGCCCAACGCTTCTTCCAGGTGTTCGATCCGAAGTACATGGACGCCAGCATCCTGGTTCACGAAGGCTGGCGCTGGCTGCATGCCCTGCGCGCCACCCTGTTGAACCAGCCGATCGACTGGACCCAGCTCGACCACGTCACCGCCGCCACCGCTGCCAGCGCGCCGCAACTGGCACGTATCGTCGATGCCGCACCGTCCGCCACGTTCCGCATCAAGGGCTTGAAACTGGCCCGCGAACCGCTGCGTTACTCCGGTCGTACCGCCATGCGCGCCGACATCAGCGTGCACGAACCGCGTACCCCACAGGACAACGACACCGCGTTTGCCTTCTCCATGGAAGGTTATTCGGGTTCGGCCGAGCCCCGTCAGCAGGTGCCGTTCGCCTGGTCGCCGGGCTGGAACTCGCCGCAGGCCTGGAACAAGTTCCAGGACGAAGTCGGTGGTCACATCCGCGCCGGCGACCCGGGCACCCGCCTGATCGAAAGCAGCGGTGACTCGCTGAACTGGTTCGCTGCGGTACCGCGTCCATTCAACCCGGCCCAGGGCACCTGGCAGGTGGTGCCGTTCTTCCACCTGTTCGGCAGCGAAGAAACCTCTTCCAAGGCCGCGCCGGTGCAAGAGCGCATCCCCACTGCGTATGTGTCCCTGGCCAAGTCCGAAGCCGACCGCCTGGGCGTCAACGACGGTGCCCTGCTCAGCCTGAACGTGGCCGGCCAGACCTTGCGTCTGCCGCTGCGCATCAATGAAGCGTTGGGTGCCGGTCTGGTTGCACTGCCGAAAGGCCTCGCCGGTATTCCGCCTGCGATCTTTGGCAAAACCGTTGACGGTCTGCAGGAGGCAGCGCAATGA
- the nuoJ gene encoding NADH-quinone oxidoreductase subunit J, translating into MEFAFYFASGIAVVSTLRVITNTNPVHALLYLIISLIAVAMTFFSLGAPFAGVLEVIAYAGAIMVLFVFVVMMLNLGPASVAQERVWLKPGIWLGPVVLAALLLGELLYVLFAHQSGQAIGHTTVDAKAVGISLFGPYLLVVELASMLLLAAAITAFHLGRNEAKEQ; encoded by the coding sequence ATGGAATTCGCTTTCTATTTCGCGTCGGGTATTGCAGTGGTGTCCACGCTTCGCGTGATCACCAACACCAACCCCGTGCACGCCCTGCTCTACCTGATCATTTCGCTGATCGCCGTGGCCATGACCTTCTTCAGCCTCGGCGCACCGTTCGCCGGTGTCCTGGAAGTGATCGCCTACGCCGGCGCCATCATGGTGCTGTTCGTGTTTGTGGTGATGATGCTCAACCTGGGGCCGGCGTCGGTCGCCCAGGAGCGCGTCTGGCTCAAGCCCGGCATCTGGCTCGGCCCGGTTGTCCTCGCAGCCTTGCTGCTGGGTGAACTGCTGTATGTGCTGTTCGCTCACCAGAGCGGCCAGGCCATCGGGCACACCACCGTCGACGCGAAGGCCGTGGGCATCAGCCTGTTCGGCCCGTACCTGCTGGTGGTCGAACTGGCTTCGATGCTGCTGCTCGCGGCAGCCATCACCGCCTTCCACTTGGGCCGCAACGAAGCCAAGGAGCAATGA
- the nuoI gene encoding NADH-quinone oxidoreductase subunit NuoI — MFKYIGDIVKGTGTQLRSLVMVFGHGFRKRDTLQYPEEAVYLPPRYRGRIVLTRDPDGEERCVACNLCAVACPVGCISLQKAETEDGRWYPDFFRINFSRCIFCGLCEEACPTTAIQLTPDFEMAEFKRQDLVYEKEDLLISGPGKNPDYNFYRVAGMAVAGKPKGAAQNEAEPINVKSLLP, encoded by the coding sequence ATGTTCAAATATATTGGCGACATCGTTAAGGGTACCGGTACCCAGTTGCGAAGCCTGGTGATGGTGTTCGGTCACGGCTTTCGCAAACGCGACACCCTGCAATACCCGGAAGAGGCGGTGTACCTGCCGCCGCGCTATCGCGGCCGCATCGTACTGACCCGCGACCCCGACGGCGAAGAGCGTTGCGTAGCCTGCAACCTGTGCGCCGTGGCCTGCCCGGTGGGTTGCATCTCCCTGCAGAAAGCTGAAACCGAAGACGGTCGCTGGTACCCGGACTTCTTCCGCATCAACTTCTCGCGCTGCATTTTCTGCGGCCTCTGCGAGGAAGCTTGCCCGACCACCGCGATCCAGCTCACGCCGGATTTCGAGATGGCCGAGTTCAAACGTCAGGACCTGGTGTACGAGAAAGAAGATCTGCTGATCTCTGGTCCCGGTAAAAACCCTGATTACAACTTCTATCGTGTTGCAGGTATGGCCGTTGCCGGTAAGCCGAAAGGCGCCGCACAAAACGAAGCCGAGCCGATCAACGTGAAGAGCTTGCTGCCTTAA